One part of the Phaeodactylum tricornutum CCAP 1055/1 chromosome 17, whole genome shotgun sequence genome encodes these proteins:
- a CDS encoding predicted protein: protein MKEACTAGADVCLFARRGHSVLVLLLARVRFLTGFDGCECIGIFIDSRRFSGLAGRPSLLLAHQKNLFVWPLLSFPDRIAISESFPSIGICLLEKEHLSKLSKPRGLHKEGTISTRMKLLWSTSILLTVLAVPSSASPLFQVPSIVKNAVPQRGGARVIAKDEKEKDLDVSVSVGGTPYDKNRDAPLLDDLNILSNILSEIVNVEDSR from the coding sequence ATGAAAGAGGCTTGCACAGCTGGTGCTGACGTCTGCCTCTTCGCACGCAGAGGGCACAGCGTTTTGGTACTACTACTGGCGCGGGTTCGTTTTCTCACTGGATTTGATGGATGCGAGTGCATCGGCATTTTCATAGATTCGCGTCGTTTTTCTGGACTCGCTGGTCGTCCGTCCCTTTTACTTGCTCACCAGAAAAATCTTTTTGTCTGGCCTTTGTTGAGTTTCCCAGATCGTATTGCAATTTCGGAATCATTCCCAAGTATTGGAATCTGTCTACTTGAAAAAGAGCATCTATCCAAACTATCCAAGCCACGTGGCCTCCACAAGGAAGGAACTATCAGTACCAGGATGAAACTTTTGTGGAGTACTTCGATCCTCCTCACTGTTCTGGCGGTGCCATCGTCGGCGTCTCCCCTTTTCCAAGTGCCTTCGATCGTCAAGAACGCGGTTCCACAAAGAGGTGGGGCTCGTGTGATCGCTAAggatgaaaaagaaaaggaccTGGATGTTTCCGTGTCCGTTGGTGGTACCCCTTATGATAAGAATCGGGATGCTCCATTGCTCGACGACCTCAACATTCTGTCCAACATTCTTTCGGAAATCGTCAACGTTGAAGACTCCAGG
- a CDS encoding predicted protein: MPQNSPSSNGVFWYSYDYASVHTTVISSEHDMSEGSTQFAWLQADLASVNRSLTPWLIVESHRPMYEGEAIWEQNAVGIAMRYEIEDLLQEFQVDLFLAGHYHAYHRTCDGLYKSECEAGGPIHITVGTAGAALSDSTLYDNEWTEVFIKQDYGYGRITVANSTALLFQFVKAGDESDTTSGVVRDSVWIFRDR, translated from the coding sequence ATGCCCCAGAACTCCCCCAGCAGCAATGGTGTCTTTTGGTATTCCTATGATTACGCAAGTGTTCACACCACTGTAATTTCCTCGGAACATGATATGTCGGAAGGATCGACACAATTCGCGTGGTTACAGGCTGACTTGGCGTCGGTGAATCGCTCGCTGACACCATGGCTCATCGTGGAGTCTCACCGTCCTATGTACGAAGGAGAAGCCATTTGGGAACAGAACGCCGTGGGTATCGCAATGCGGTACGAAATAGAAGATTTGTTGCAGGAGTTTCAGGTAGACTTATTCTTGGCCGGCCACTACCACGCCTATCACCGAACCTGTGACGGTCTGTACAAAAGCGAATGTGAAGCAGGAGGTCCAATACATATAACTGTGGGAACAGCCGGGGCCGCCTTGAGCGACTCGACTTTATACGACAATGAATGGACCGAAGTCTTTATCAAACAAGACTACGGCTATGGTCGGATTACGGTGGCCAATTCGACTGCTTTGTTATTTCAATTTGTGAAGGCAGGGGATGAATCTGATACAACCTCAGGAGTTGTCCGTGACAGTGTCTGGATTTTTCGCGATCGATGA
- the PEPCase_2 gene encoding predicted protein (Phosphoenolpyruvate carboxylase with a predicted signal peptide at N-terminal end of protein.), translating into MIDAASKLTATEALGVTRVFSIMLNLVNAAEVQHRNRQIRAHESTKDPSGGPLPKTEDSIRGTMETLLESKQATPEEIFAQLQKQKVEIVLTAHPTQVQRKSLLRKYRRVSEMLAYLERPDLDGFEKSSAQTSLQTILSSIWGADEIRRQKPTPQQEAAGGNAILESVLWDAVPAYLRKLDQQCRLTLGQSLPVDVCPIKFASWIGGDRDGNPNVTPEVTREVVLQQRLRAARLLLKDMYDLISELAISSRFSPAMDALADSVKDSQHKREKYRRVIGHLIKRLVKTARECELELSKLNTSASMVSQTLVEEAVDGWQDVDALDDATDLIKPLRIMYDSLVETGFGLVADGLLVDIIRRLYVFGMSLVPLDIREESTKHTEALDAITRWLGIGSYSEWTEEARLSWLTSELSNKRPLYRIRELPKLGFNDSVLKTLNVFGTIATLRPSCLGAYVISQAQTASDVLAVMLLQKQYGMTDKNRNMMRVVPLFETLNDLTNAPDKLEQLFSIPLYVGAVKGKQEVMVGYSDSAKDAGRLAACWAQYNSQERMVKVAAKHNIELTFFHGKGGTVGRGGNPSVYRAIMSHPPNTINGRFRVTEQGEMITQNFGAPSIAERTLDIYTAGVCREAFSERVEPSQAWRDQMQRISDVSCAEYRHLVREEPRFVPYFRQATPELELGSLNIGSRPAKRNPKGGIESLRAIPWTFAWTQTRTHLSAWLGVGAGLTTTDQSELKTLRAMYIEWPWFRETIDLIAMIVSKTDFSISKNYDDQLVEKKEGLLKLGDEVREKMVQTRQAVLDVTESTDVAGAHVALMRGSSTIRHPYVDPVNVIQAELLKRLRVMDKKKSLLADEMEEQEILKDALIISINGIAQGMRNSG; encoded by the exons ATGATTGACGCCGCCAGCAAGCTCACCGCGACGGAAGCCCTGGGCGTGACGCGCGTCTTTTCCATCATGCTCAATCTCGTCAACGCCGCCGAAGTCCAGCACCGCAACCGACAGATTCGGGCACACGAGTCCACCAAGGACCCCTCCGGTGGCCCTCTCCCCAAAACGGAAGATTCCATTCGCGGAACCATGGAGACGCTGTTGGAATCGAAACAGGCGACACCGGAAGAAATATTTGCCCAGCTGCAGAAGCAAAAAGTGGAAATCGTCCTGACGGCTCATCCGACTCAAGTCCAGCGCAAATCGCTTCTGCGCAAGTACCGTCGCGTTTCGGAGATGCTCGCTTATTTGGAGCGACCCGATTTGGATGGTTTTGAAAAGTCGTCCGCCCAAACGAGCTTGCAAACAATCTTGAGCAGCATTTGGGGAGCTGACGAAATTCGAAGACAAAAACCGACACCACAACAAGAGGCCGCAGGGGGTAACGCAATATTGGAGTCGGTTTTGTGGGACGCGGTGCCAGCCTATCTGCGCAAATTGGATCAACAGTGCCGACTTACCCTGGGGCAGTCGCTGCCCGTGGACGTATGCCCCATCAAGTTTGCTTCCTGGATCGGTGGGGATCGCGATG GTAACCCCAACGTGACGCCCGAAGTTACCCGCGAGGTTGTTCTGCAACAACGATTGCGGGCTGCTCGTTTGCTTCTCAAGGACATGTACGATTTGATCTCCGAATTGGCAATTTCTAGCCGCTTTTCGCCCGCCATGGATGCCTTGGCAGATTCCGTCAAGGACTCGCAGCATAAGCGTGAAAAGTACCGTCGTGTGATTGGACACTTGATCAAACGTCTCGTCAAAACGGCCCGTGAATGTGAATTAGAATTGTCGAAACTCAACACCTCAGCTAGTATGGTCAGTCAGACTCTCGTTGAGGAAGCAGTGGATGGTTGGCAAGACGTCGATGCTCTTGACGATGCGACTGATTTGATCAAGCCTTTGCGCATAATGTACGATTCGTTGGTTGAAACGGGCTTCGGTTTGGTGGCCGACGGTTTATTGGTCGATATCATTCGTCGATTGTATGTGTTTGGTATGTCCCTCGTGCCCTTGGATATTCGCGAGGAGAGTACCAAGCACACGGAAGCGTTAGATGCCATTACGCGTTGGTTGGGAATTGGCTCCTATAGTGAATGGACCGAAGAGGCTCGTCTCAGCTGGTTGACTTCTGAGCTTTCCAACAAACGTCCCTTGTACCGAATTCGCGAATTGCCCAAGCTGGGTTTCAATGACAGTGTCTTGAAGACGCTCAACGTATTCGGCACCATAGCTACCCTACGACCATCTTGTTTGGGAGCCTACGTCATTAGTCAGGCGCAGACCGCAAGTGATGTCTTGGCCGTCATGCTTTTGCAAAAGCAGTACGGTATGACGGACAAGAACAGAAACATGATGCGTGTGGTTCCGTTGTTTGAGACCTTGAATGACTTGACCAACGCGCCCGACAAACTCGAACAGCTCTTCAGTATTCCGCTTTACGTCGGCGCCGTCAAAGGGAAACAGGAAGTAATGGTCGGGTATAGTGACAGTGCCAAGGATGCCGGACGTCTGGCTGCCTGCTGGGCGCAGTACAACTCGCAAGAACGAATGGTGAAGGTAGCGGCGAAGCACAACATTGAATTGACTTTCTTCCACGGCAAAGGGGGTACCGTAGGACGTGGCGGTAACCCATCCGTCTATCGTGCCATTATGAGCCATCCGCCCAATACCATTAATGGCCGTTTCCGGGTGACGGAACAGGGTGAAATGATAACGCAAAACTTTGGAGCTCCGTCCATTGCTGAACGAACTTTGGACATTTACACGGCTGGCGTATGTCGCGAAGCTTTTTCTGAGCGCGTGGAACCGTCGCAAGCATGGCGCGACCAGATGCAACGGATCTCCGATGTGAGTTGTGCCGAGTACCGCCACTTAGTCCGTGAGGAACCGCGGTTTGTTCCCTACTTTCGCCAGGCGACACCGGAGTTGGAACTCGGAAGTTTGAACATAGGCAGTCGTCCGGCCAAACGTAACCCGAAAGGCGGTATTGAAAGTCTCCGCGCGATTCCGTGGACCTTTGCTTGGACGCAGACGCGCACACACTTATCGGCGTGGCTGGGAGTTGGCGCTGGTCTCACAACGACAGATCAAAGCGAATTGAAGACGCTTCGAGCAATGTACATTGAATGGCCTTGGTTTCGTGAAACTATTGATCTAATTGCCATGATTGTATCCAAGACAGACTTTTCCATATCCAAAAATTATGACGATCAActggtggaaaagaaagaaggtTTGTTGAAGCTGGGAGACGAGGTCAGGGAGAAAATGGTGCAAACTCGTCAAGCTGTTCTTGATGTGACCGAGTCTACGGATGTTGCTGGGGCTCACGTCGCCCTTATGCGAGGGTCGTCGACCATTCGTCATCCATACGTCGATCCGGTCAACGTTATTCAAGCCGAATTGCTCAAGCGATTGCGAGTAAtggacaagaaaaagtctCTGTTGGCGGATGAAatggaagaacaagaaatttTAAAGGATGCCCTGATTATCAGTATCAATGGCATCGCTCAGGGAATGCGAAACAGTGGATAA